DNA from Asanoa sp. WMMD1127:
GTGCTGCCCGGCGAGGCCGAGGCGGGCGCCGCGCTCGTGGCCGAGCCGGCGATCCGCGTGGTCTCGTTCACCGGCTCCAGCGCCACCGGGCGCCGGGTGGCGGAGCTGGCCGCGCGGCACCTCAAGCGCGTCCACCTGGAGCTGGGCGGCAACTCGGCGCTGATCGTGCTCGACGACGCCGACCTCGAGCGGGCGGTCTCCGCCGGCGCCTGGGGCTCGTTCCTCCACCAGGGCCAGATCTGCATGACCGCCGGGCGGCACCTCGTCCACGAGCGGATCGCCGACGACTACGTGGCCGCGCTGGCCGCGCACGCCGACCACCTGCCGGTCGGCGACCCGTTCACCGGTCAGGTGGCGCTCGGGCCGCTGGTCGACGAGGGCCAGCGCGACAAGGTGCACGCGCTGGTCACCGCGACGGTCGACGCGGGCGCCAAGCTCGCCGCGGGCGGCACGCACGAGGGGCTGTTCTACCGGCCGACGGTGCTCGACGAGGTGCGCACCGACATGCCGGCGTACGCCGAAGAGGTGTTCGGTCCGGTCGCGCCGGTCGTCCGGTTCGGCTCGGTGGACGAGGCCGCCGCGCTGGCCGCCGACACGGGCTACGGCCTGTCGCTGAGCATCCTGACCGGCGACGCGATGCGCGGGCTCGCGCTGGCCGAGCGGATCCCGACGGGCATCGTGCACATCAACGACCAGACGGTCAACGACGAGGCGGTGGCCCCGTTCGGCGGGGTCCTCGACTCCGGCACCGGCGCGCGGTTCGGCGGCGCCGGCAACCTCGACGCGTTCACCGAGCAGCGCTGGATCACGCTGCGCGGTGACATCCCGGCCTACCCGTTCTGACCCCCTGTGAGGTGCGAAAGATGACGTTGCGCGACACGCCGCCGTTCCGGGCCGATCACGTGGGCAGCCTGCTGCGCCCGGAGCGCCTGCTGAAGGCGCGGGCCGACCGGGCCGCGGGGACCATCTCGGCGCAGGAGCTGCGGGCCGTCGAGGACGACGCGATCCGCGAGGTCGTGCGGATGCAGCGCGACGTCGGGCTCCGGTCGGCCACCGACGGCGAGTTCCGGCGTACGTCCTGGCACATGGACTTCATCTACCAGCTCGGTGGCATCCACAGCACCGACGAGAAGATCCGGGTGCACTTCCACAACAAGGAGGGCGACCTCGACTTCACCTCGGCGGCGCTGGCCGTCGACGGACCGGTGCGCCTCGAGAAGACCATCTTCGGTGACGACTTCGCCTTCTTGAAGTCCACGGTGGACGACGACGTGACCGCGAAGCTGACCATCCCGTCACCGAGCATGGTGCACTACCGGGGCGGCAAGGCGTCCATCGACCCGGCCGTCTATCCCGACGAGGAGCAGTTCTGGACCGACCTGTCGGGCGCGTACGCCGCCCAGGTCGCCGCCGTCGCCGAGCTCGGCTGCCGCTACCTCCAGCTCGACGACACCAGCCTGGCCTACCTCAACGACCCCGAGCAGCGCCGGCAGCTCACCGAGCGCGGCGACGACGCGGAGCACCAGCACCTGCGCTACATCAAGCAGATCAACGCCGCGATCCAGGACCGGCCGGCGAGCCTGTCGGTCACCACGCACATGTGCCGCGGCAACTTCCGGTCGTCGTGGGCGGCCGAGGGTGGCTACGACTTCGTCGCCGAGGCGCTCTTCTCCGAGCTCGCCGTCGACGGTTTCTTCTGCGAGTTCGACGACGAGCGCTCCGGCGGCTTCGCGCCGCTGCGGTTCGTGCCGCCCGGCAAGATGGTCGTCCTCGGGCTGGTCACCACCAAGCGGGGCCAACTGGAGTCCAAGGACGCGCTGAAGCGGCGGATCGACGAGGCGGCCAAATATGTGCCGCTGGAGCAGCTCTGCCTCTCACCGCAGTGCGGCTTCTCGTCGACGGTCGAGGGCAACGCGCTCAGCTACG
Protein-coding regions in this window:
- a CDS encoding 5-methyltetrahydropteroyltriglutamate--homocysteine S-methyltransferase, yielding MTLRDTPPFRADHVGSLLRPERLLKARADRAAGTISAQELRAVEDDAIREVVRMQRDVGLRSATDGEFRRTSWHMDFIYQLGGIHSTDEKIRVHFHNKEGDLDFTSAALAVDGPVRLEKTIFGDDFAFLKSTVDDDVTAKLTIPSPSMVHYRGGKASIDPAVYPDEEQFWTDLSGAYAAQVAAVAELGCRYLQLDDTSLAYLNDPEQRRQLTERGDDAEHQHLRYIKQINAAIQDRPASLSVTTHMCRGNFRSSWAAEGGYDFVAEALFSELAVDGFFCEFDDERSGGFAPLRFVPPGKMVVLGLVTTKRGQLESKDALKRRIDEAAKYVPLEQLCLSPQCGFSSTVEGNALSYDEEVAKLRLIVETAEEVWG
- a CDS encoding benzaldehyde dehydrogenase translates to MTFFDPAAWDGKVFTGDWSTPSGGSTPILEKATGEALGRTGVADAADVAGAAALAAAAQRPWAATSFEERAAVLRRAGQLIEANAAELRDWVVRETGAVPGLGDFAVGVATQECYEAAALAHRPAGEILQSNQPRLSLLKRVPVGVVGVISPFNVPLILSIRSVAPALALGNAVVLKPDVRTPVSGGFAIARVFAEAGLPPGLLHVLPGEAEAGAALVAEPAIRVVSFTGSSATGRRVAELAARHLKRVHLELGGNSALIVLDDADLERAVSAGAWGSFLHQGQICMTAGRHLVHERIADDYVAALAAHADHLPVGDPFTGQVALGPLVDEGQRDKVHALVTATVDAGAKLAAGGTHEGLFYRPTVLDEVRTDMPAYAEEVFGPVAPVVRFGSVDEAAALAADTGYGLSLSILTGDAMRGLALAERIPTGIVHINDQTVNDEAVAPFGGVLDSGTGARFGGAGNLDAFTEQRWITLRGDIPAYPF